In Dromiciops gliroides isolate mDroGli1 chromosome 4, mDroGli1.pri, whole genome shotgun sequence, one DNA window encodes the following:
- the LOC122755287 gene encoding probable E3 ubiquitin-protein ligase TRIML1, whose amino-acid sequence MAMAMAEFAENLKEELTCSVCIDYFDCPVTLGCGHSFCLLCLFRNWGEDDQPCFCILCRRPFQMRDLDINYCLGKLANIAKDMRPYLLKLTTESVTCERHQEEQKLFCEEDQILLCVSCFQTQEHSRHTVHPIEKAAEDSRDKVQNTLDLLRKEVEITQAVLAEERKTMETCDEQAFAWKEIIRGQYKQLYGFLENEEKRHLKNLDRDEIETMKNLRENEARLSEHLQSLREVIVDLEENGQKADLQLLQVVGSTLKRSQSFVSNRPEGTTIQLPICHITGIWDMMKNFRVNVILDPESACPYHIVSEDMKTVTHGAYQQNIPIGRHQFTDNIILGAQVFTFGVHYWEVDVGKSTQWSVGVCKESLNRNANVPFSPGDILLEGYSSKCNSFQTSSGNCS is encoded by the exons ATGGCAATGGCAATGGCAGAATTTGCTGAAAACCTCAAGGAAGAGCTGACCTGCTCTGTGTGCATTGACTACTTCGATTGCCCAGTGACCTTAGGCTGTGGCCACAGCTTTTGTCTCCTTTGCCTCTTCAGGAACTGGGGAGAAGATGACCAACCCTGCTTCTGTATTCTGTGCAGAAGACCCTTCCAGATGAGAGACTTGGATATCAACTATTGCCTAGGGAAGCTGGCCAACATAGCCAAGGACATGAGACCCTACTTATTGAAGCTGACAACTGAAAGTGTCACATGTGAGAGACATCAGGAGGAACAAAAGCTGTTCTGTGAGGAGGACCAAATACTCCTCTGTGTATCTTGTTTCCAAACCCAGGAACACAGCAGGCATACAGTGCACCCTATAGAAAAGGCTGCAGAGGATTCTAGGGACAAGGTCCAGAACACTTTGGATCTTCTTAGGAAAGAAGTGGAGATAACTCAGGCTGTTCTGGCTGAAGAGAGAAAGACAATGGAGACTTGTGATGAACAGGCATTTGCTTGGAAAGAGATCATCAGAGGGCAATATAAGCAATTATATGGATTCCTGGAGAATGAGGAAAAAAGGCACCTTAAAAATTTGGACAGAGATGAAATAGAGACCATGAAGAATCTAAGAGAAAATGAGGCCAGACTCTCTGAACACCTTCAGAGCTTAAGGGAAGTCATTGTAGACCTGGAGGAAAATGGCCAGAAAGCAGATCTCCAGCTTCTGCAGGTGGTAGGAAGTACATTAAAAAGGAGTCAGTCCTTTGTGAGTAATCGACCAGAAGGTACCACTATTCAACTGCCCATATGCCATATCACTGGGATCTGGGATATGATGAAGAACTTCAGAGTGAATGTGATCCTGGATCCTGAAAGCGCCTGTCCTTATCACATTGTGTCTGAAGATATGAAGACTGTCACCCATGGTGCATATCAGCAGAATATACCTATTGGTCGCCACCAATTTACAGACAATATTATTTTGGGGGCTCAAGTCTTTACCTTTGGGGTGCACTACTGGGAAGTAGATGTGGGAAAGAGTACACAATGGTCAGTGGGTGTATGTAAGGAATCATTGAATAGGAATGCAAATGTTCCATTCTCTCCTGGGGAT ATCCTTCTTGAAGGATACAGTTCCAAGTGTAATAGTTTCCAGACCAGCTCTGGGAACTGCTCATGA
- the LOC122755286 gene encoding biogenesis of lysosome-related organelles complex 1 subunit 2-like, translating into MSDIATQEKLDPLLSLEPINDAVVETAEEATEPAEADITELCQDLFSKMATYLTGKLTATSEDYKLLENMNKLTSLKYLEMRDIAVNISRNLKDLNQKYAALQPSLDQITLTEEQVAALEQAAYKLDAYSKKLEAKYKKLEAMNASPAQSRTPGMTVRGYRAGTLRLHKEKPSGRSPEGPSSALLG; encoded by the exons ATGTCTGATATCGCCACACAAGAAAAACTTGATCCTTTACTGAGCTTAGAACCTATCA ACGATGCAGTGGTGGAGACGGCCGAGGAGGCCACAGAGCCGGCCGAGGCGGACATCACAGAGCTGTGCCAGGACCTGTTCTCCAAAATGGCCACGTACCTGACAGGCAAGCTGACGGCTACCAGTGAAGACTATAAACTTCTGGAAAATATGAACAAACTGACTAGCTTGAAGTACTTAGAAATGAGAGATATTGCAGTAAACATAAGTAGAAACCTAAAGGACTTAAACCAGAAATATGCAGCACTTCAGCCTTCTCTGGATCAGATCACTTTAACTGAGGAGCAAGTAGCAGCTCTTGAGCAGGCAGCCTACAAGTTGGATGCATATTCAAAGAAACTAGAAGCAAAGTACAAGAAGTTAGAGGCGATGAACGCTTCTCCAGCACAAAGTCGGACTCCAGGAATGACTGTGAGGGGGTATCGCGCTGGGACGCTTCGACTCCATAAAGAGAAGCCGTCTGGCCGATCCCCGGAGGGTCCCAGCTCGGCTCTGCTTGGATGA